The Aspergillus luchuensis IFO 4308 DNA, chromosome 4, nearly complete sequence DNA window tgggggtggaggggcgGATTGAGGTGGTCATTTTTGTAGTAGTtaatttctccctcctccgttGGTTGTGTTATATGGGGATCTCTGGTTCGTGAggttggatgaggagataGAACAGTAGTCCAAGTTACAGAGTACAGTAACAGGTGATGATAAGATTGACTGTTCGGGCTGATGCAGAGCTACCACGCTAGGCTGCTTTGGGTGTTAGTGTTACACGTGATGGAGTGAGGTTCAATTCGGATTCGGCTTTATTGTTCCGAAGAGCACGTGGCTGACtaagagggggaagaggggggacaGTTCGTGCTAACTAAGCTTAGCTAGTTGATTAGTTCCAGATTAACTAATCAGGAATCAGTAATCAATCAGTCGTGTCGTCATTCTGCAGATTCGAAGAAGTCGACAGTCCATGGGTTTGGGGTTAGAGTTCGAGGTtacgtgtgtgtgtgtggtgttgTTCTAGATGATCTACTATTATGCCACTTCTTGATGTCATtattccctctctcccctccagatCTCAGCATGCAACGACAAAGCCACACGTTGTTCCttaccctcccccccctttcacccctctctttttctatttttccaCTTTCTGCCGGTAGATCACACTAGGAAGCCCGTTTTGGTTTCCCAAAACCGCCGCCCGGAGAAGGGGGTGCTGTCAAGTCAGACCTTCGTCTTACTCCCGAACCCACTGCCAATTTCCATCGACTCCATCCGGCTCCATTTCGTCAAGGGACTATTTGTCTTCCGAGACCATTAGTGTTGACTATCTCggctgaaggaggagctcgTGGGTAACAAACAATAGTCGCagtccctctctttctcttcggagCGGTCTAGCAAACCAACTTAAACCAACACGGGGGTTTTATGTCCGACATTATCTCCTTATTAAACATAGTAAGTACTAAAGAAATACAGATGCCTAGACCTCGACTCGCCGGATGTTCGACTGCTATTCCTATCCGGTCCGTTTTATTCCTTTCATAATGgtgttccttttcccttttttttttaccccctGATGCACGCGCACACAAACAACTTATACTCCCcctgatttattattattaatacattttttttttctcttcgttCTCGTTTCTTTCCATGGTTGAAGCAGATTTTGCTACCCTTTtgtgcctttttttttttgtttgatGTTTCCTTAAATTGACGTACCACTGACCACAACTCTGAAGTGACATTCAAAACCCGGATGGATCGGGGAACCATCACGGAACTGAACCAAACAATTTCGAgaaaaaataacaaaaaaaGCGATTTATAAGAGAAAATCCAAATGAAAAGGGTAACACTAAGTAAGAAAAGGACTCAGGAGCCATCCGAATTAGGCAATGCAGTTAGTAGACTAGGTCCCAGTTGGCTTGGGCTTCGATCGATACGACAGTCCGATCATCCCTCATTCTCCGTGGTAGCCGGGCCAGTGAGCATTTGTAAAAGTAGTCGTCgattcctcttcgtcatgaTGAACCAGGGTTGCTGCATCTCTCAccgtttcccttccctcccttcctgcATGAAGCCCATcattccatccttccatttGGTACACTCTTTAACGCCCTACTCCACCACAGCGCTTGCAGCTGACGTCAAACACTCGCTCTGCACCAACTGTCTGGACGGctctttgctgctgcattgTCATTCATTGCCCTTTCTCTCATGCTGGCTCTTTTTAAAGAAACACTCTGCCGTCATTTGCCTTCATTGATCATCCCAGTCGGCTTGAATGGAGTGGTGGTTAGAATTCCGCTGACTGACCGACcgactgactgattgactgGCTCCCTTGCCCTCATTAACGCTCTGCTCCCCTtcgcctttcctcttcctccccaccacctcctcttcctcacaacttttccccctcttcttgctGAACACGCATTGATGAACCTGGGAATTTACCTCCCATACTCGATTTTGATACAACAGTCCCGGAGACTGTCATCCCTCCAGCCTAGTTGTGCTGGAAGTGCGTCATATCAACTCTTCCAACAAACCGCTTGACCCTCAATCCGAACCGCCCAGTCCAGACCCGCGGAACGCCGAGTgatctccatccctccatcGTCATCTAGTGTATATCCTAACTATAAACCGCCTCTCGTCCACCAGCTTCTACGCAGAATAGATTTTCAACTTACGAGACACGGCCAGCAAGAATCCACCTGCTTTGAAAGCAGTGTTACTACCCGCATTTTCACCACACAAAAAAGGAGTACGGCCGAGTACATTCTTGCACCTCTCTATTCAACCCCCTCTCCGGAAGACCGCGGAGTCAGAAGAATCCCGCACCAAATCCACACCGACTCAAACCCTCTTCAGCGCGGCCGGTCTTTGGGCACGAATTGCTTCTTGGTGGATCTAGATTCGACCGTTTAAACTTCCGGCACATTTGATCTCTCGCTTTCCTTTCTTATTTTGTGAAATTTACTTTTTCTGCACTGCCTCCCATCACCAACTCATCAATCACACTACCCGCTTCTCTGCCCTCAacccccccccttccccccttcatTTCCAAGATGTGTCGCCAGTACTTTATGGTCTATGAATGGTGCCgatgtgaagaagatgccggCCAACAGCTCTGTTCCTCGCGCAACAATGAGAACAATTACTGTCCCGAAACGTCCATTCAGTTGGTCCACATGCACTGTTTCTGCTACGGACACGCAACCCACGGCTTTAAGTCGGAACGCAAGTTGCGCAAGCAGGAGCGCAAACAGGATCGCAAACGCTTCTCAATGCTGAGCTTTACAGACAAGAGCGACAGGAGCGACAGGAGCGAGCCCAGCGCCTCCAGCGAGACCAGCGAGCAAAGCTTGCCGACTCCACGGAAGAAGCGATGGTCCTTGTTCGCTAGCTTACGGTCGCGGACCTTTTAAGCTGCCTTTGACGTGGCCAAGTGCGTTTTTTCAATCGTTTGATTTTCCTTTGTGAATTGGGAGTATTCTGTGAATCATCAGCACCGGTGTTTGGATGCATGgatcatctttctcctttgGGTGGGTTCGGTTCGGGCGTTTCTCGGGGtttattgttgtttttgcttttcacAAGGTCGGGCGGGACTTTGCAAATCCCgatgagaaaaaagagacTTCTTCATACCCTCTCTTTGGTGTTTTATTTTTGGGAGGGGTTTTATACATTGGGGTGACAATGTATGTTATCTGGATGGGATTGTAGATAGATTGACTGCTCCGATCGGATCGGGAACGATCTGATTGTGATGCGCGAACCCCGGATGATGCATGGATTATTTGGGGGCAGCAATAAGACGATCGACTATTGTCTGACCAGTGATTATTGGAAACCACATTGGCCCCGGTCAGGGATGATGGGTCACATTCTCGACAGGTTCCTGCAAGACACCCTTGGAAGAACTACTTTAGATGCAGCAGTAGTGACTTGAGGAGTATTGAGTATCTCCAGTTACGTAGAAGTAGAGATTAAGTAGAGAGCCCAAGTGGAGCGCAATCCCGGATGGATCGCCGGCCCCTGAACCTGGAAAGTTGGAAGCTTGATTGTTGAAGCTTGAAGAATGAGGGGAAACCCTGCAttgcattgattgattcGATGGAATGCAAATTGAATGATTTGACTTATGGGGGGAGGGTATTGGGTTTGAGTTCCCGTGCTTGTTGTTATCTTGTCTgcctccctttccttcactctctgtctctcttcctctctcctctctccctccttcccccctcctcctcctcctccctatCTATCCCTGAGTATtcaactccctcctcacctacCAGCTCTCATCGCAATATAATtctcttttatttctatctAAATTCTATAATCCTATAATTCTACCAATCCAAATTACTCTCTACTCCACCTACCAGAACATCCACTGAACAAACCCCCCGATGGGCCCAATATGGACCCCTCCAAGCGCCATGAGCCCACCTCATTCACTGCGGCTTCATCCCCCCCAGCAACCGAGCCCCCGCTGTCTACAGACGACGCGACTGCCTCGACTCAGAGACTAAGCTATCCCTCGCTACACGACATGTCCCTGcctccctcatctcctggACTCTCGTCAGCCGCCTTGTTGTCGCCCTCCGATCCCCCCGCGCGTGCTGTCGCGACCCAGGCGCAACCCACCCCACGTCGCATtcccagctccagctccctGGCCGATGAGCGTCGCAAGTCCTCGCCCAGCCTAAAGAAACGTTCATCCACCGCGTCGCTACGTTCTAACCGTGGAGCGTCCACTTCACCCCGACCCAGCTTATCGCGAcactcctcatcctcgttcGGCACCTCCCCGACGAGCGCGTCCGCCACCCACCCAAACATGGCCAAGAAGGCTCATCGGACAGCTTCGGCGGAGCATTCtttcgcagcagcagcagcatccatcGCAGCAGAGTCCTTTCGCAAAGAAGTGGCCTGGCATCAGTCCGCAAAGCCACAGTCGCAGACACTCGTGCTCGTCCATGATGCGTGTTATGGCCATCGCTTCTCGCGCCCGCGAACCTCCCGCGCGGCGCTAAACTCTATCGTCGAGCGTCCCGAGCGCATCCAGGCCAGCGTGCTGGGCATTTCGGCCGCATATGTTCGACTAGCCCGGCGACATGCAGGAGGCACGTTCGCTCCTCACCCTGATCTCAATCCGCAGCAGCTGCCGGTGCCGCCATTCCATATTCGCAAGACGGCGCGGACACTGTCGCTCAGCTCGCCTGCTGTCACGCACGTGCATGGGTCCAAGTGGATGGAGGACCTAAAGACCATGTGCGATGCAGCCGAATCCCGGCTTGCGTTGAACGGCAAGGAGCTGGTCCGCCCTCGCAGCGCCGGCAAGGACAGCGCCGCCACGAATGCCCCTGCTTTTCACGAAGGAGACCTCTATTTGTGCTCGGAATCCTTGAGCGCGTTCGAAGGCGCCCTGGGAGGTGTCAGTGAAGGCGTGGACGCGGTCATGGGTCCGGGCCCAACCAAGCGAGCGTTTGTCTGCATCCGCCCGCCCGGTCATCATTGTTCTGCAGGTTATCCGTCAGGGTTCTGTTGGATTAACAACGTCCATGTGGGCATATCGTATGCGGCCATGACCCATGACTTGACCCATGCCGCCATCCTCGACTTTGATCTGCATCATGGAGACGGATCACAAGATATCGCCTGGCAGCAGAATCACAAAGCGGTAACCGCGCCACGGAATGCGGCCGCCCATCGAAAGACCATGGTGGGATATTTTAGTCTGCACGACATCAATTCCTATCCGTGTGAAATGGGGGAGCCGGAAAAGGTGCGCAACGCGAGCGTGTGTATTGACAAGGCCCATGGCCAGTCCATCTGGAACGTGCATCTGGAGCCGTGGAAGTCGGACAAAGAATTCTGGGACTTGTATGCTGCCAAGTACACTGTGCTGATCGACAAGGCGCGGGCGTTCCTGCGCATGCATACCGAGCGGCTGGCCAACACGCCCAATGGACCTCCGCCGAAGGCAGCCATCTTTATTTCAGCCGGGTTTGACGCGAGCGAGTGGGAGGGTGCCGGCATGCAGCGCCACCAGGTAAACGTGCCCACCGAGTTTTATGCCAGGTTCACGGCCGACGTGGTGCGGATGGCGAACGAGGAGGGCCTGGGGACGGATGGGCGAATCATCAGTGTCCTCGAGGGCGGCTACAGCAATCGTGCATTGACCAGCGGTGTGCTCAGTCATTTGTCTGGGCTGGGAGATGCAAAGGGCAGCACCCATGATCTGGATGAGCGGCAGATTGATCGTCTCGCATCGGAAATGACAGATCGTCTGGGCCTGTCTGATTCGGCAGAGGGGCGGTCGGTGACTGAACCGATGTACGACAGTGAGTGGTGGGCACCAGGCGTGCTGGAGGAACTGGAGGCGCTGGTTTATTCGCCGGCTGCACCTGTCAAGCCCCGGGAGAAGGCTGTACCGACCTACTTAACCACAACGCAGTCATTTTCTGCCAAAGTAGTCAATCCCCCACGAGACCGCAGGTCGACCGGTTCGCACTCGAGCCCAGAGCCGGAagcaccatctccacccccgccAGTCGGCTGGGCGACTGCCACGCATGAACTATGCAAGGTCCTGGTCCCGACCGGTCGGCAGACGACAAGCTGTCGGCCAGAAGAGCTCAATGCCGAGGCATCGCGCCTGCGACGGGAGCGTCAGACAGCAGCGGATGCAGCCTCCACAAGCGCGACCATGACCACGGCTGCGgtggcagctgcagcagcggcTACAGCTACGGCTCCGGCGTCGACCGCAGAAGACAGCCGGATGAAGCTCCGCGTGCGGAAGCCCAAGCCCTCGCTGCCTGCCTCGCCTCCGGCCGAGACAGTCAAGCGCACTGCAGCTCGTGGCAGTCGGAGAACCACCATCGACACAGCGCCAGACACAGCTTCTGCAGTACAGACACCCGGTCGCGTGGCCCGCAGGAAGAGTGCAGGAGCCGGGTCAGCAGTATCGACGCCAGAGCCGACCGGGCCCAGACCCGCGTCGAGTGCCGCGGTGCGCAAGACCAGTACTTCACAATCCAGCACACCTCGACTATCCTCGAGTCCGAATACGCCTCCTGTGCCGCGAGTGCCGCCGGCTTTTCTTTCAGCAGAAAGCGAAGGGTCGCCGAATCCTGATGGGCCCCAAGATGATCTGGACGGTCTGACAGCCGGGGTTCGCAAGCTGCATATTAAGTTGAAGGTCCCATCGCCAGAAGAGAACGCAGccagggagagagaaagagagagacgaGCAGCGGAAGAGCGGAAGCGCGCGGCCTCCAAGGCCAGTTCAAAGACGCAGACGCAGACGCAGACCCCCAAGTCGCCTCGCAAGCCCGCTGGTCGGGCACTGAGCTCGGCTTCAAAGGCGGGTCGGTCTGCAGCGAAGCCCGCACCAGTGGCAGTTCAATCAGAGACCGAAGCCAAGGACGAGCCATCGATCGTCACGCCTGTAACCTCGTCACCGCCGTCCGTGAGCAAAGTTGAAAGCAGTGCCACCCATGGCTGGGACAGAAGTGAACCCGAGGCTGCAGCTAGCATGGTCATGTCGCCACCATTGACACCAGGCCGTCCGCCATCGGCATTATATTCTCCTCCCGGAATGACACTGGCGCGGGATGGATTGCCGGTCATGATGTCGAGCGGGGTGATACCATTTGCAGAGGCCGTACGGAGGgatgagcaggaggaggagcagaagggAGGTAATACTTAATTATCGTTGTGATTCACTCATTGATTTTCCTTGTGTTGGACTTGATACTTTGATACTTGTTTGATATACCCCTCGTGTTGGAGTTTTCCATGtcattccttctttcctctctaTGTCAGAAAGAATTAAATTTAGCAGAATAATTAATCGATTGAGTGCTACACATATCTCCGAGCAATCTCCGATCCGATCAGATAAAATTGTGCACCGCCACGCTGAGTCAtttgcctctctctccgcATGACTCCCGCCGCCAGGCGCTTCCAGCATCTGCCAGAAAGAACATTATTAAACATTTACTTACTCTATTCAATCTACGGAgtattcttctctccataTATCTCAACCCTAACCTTTCCTCTCCATACCTCCCACTCTCAAACCAAACCCATACTCAGAAAAACCACCAAAAATGTCCCCAatacccacccccaaccaaaccacctcctcatcatcaacagcaacagcaacagcagcagacgCCGACCTCGACGCCATCGGCTCCCACTGCTCCCTCCCAACCTGCAACCAACTCGACTTCCTCCCATTCCGCTGCCCCTCCTGCAAGGGAACATATTGTCTCGAGCACAGAACCGAAACAGCGCATAAATGCCCGAATGCCCGACTTTCACCCTCACCGTCCACAACCTCCACAactcagcaacaacaacaaaaaccCAATATATACACCGCAGATCAATGCGCGCATGTTTCGTGCAAAACACTCATTAATACTCTCACTGACCCTGGTGTGCGGTGCGATCAGTGTCGGAAGGAGTATTGTCTCAGACATCGGTTGAGGGAGGGGCATGATTGTCGGCCTGTggggaataataatagtaggaATGGTGCTAGAGGAGGGAATAATGTAGGGGGAGGGACGGATACGCTGAAGTCGATGTTTGGGAAGTTGCGCGCTTGGGGGAATaaaccttcttcttcttctaccagtggtagtggtggtagtggtagtgggaGGAAACCACCCAGCCGGGCAGTGCAACTGAACAGCATGAAACGCACCGCCAAGGGAGagaacaacatccccagTGACAAACGGATCTATTTACATGTTGTGGGGACGAGCGAGACGACAAATAAGCCGGCGACGGATCCCCCGCGGGGAGACTTTTTCTTCGATGAGAGGTGgaaggtggggagggtgttggatgaTGCGGCGAGACGGTTGCAGGTGGAGAATGTGAATAATCGGggcggaggggaggaggagaagttgagggtgTTTCATGTTGAGGGGGGAGTGTTTTTGGAGTTTGGGGAGAGTGTGGGTGCGAAGGTGAAGTCTGGGGATACGGTTGTTTTGTTGAGGGGGGCGGGGGTGATTTTATAGAGAAGCCTCCCGGAGGGGAGGGATTTTGATCTATGGTGTAGAGGGGGGGGATGTAGAGTATATACCCTTGCTTGTTTACTTACTTGCTGCTATCTAAACATATTCATCTATCACTCACTGGTTTAACTCTCTATATACGCAGTATAGTACCAGCTAAAcgctcatcttcatcttaaTCGCCTTATGCGGCTTATACCCAATGACCtcaaactcctcctccttccacccatcaacaaccccacTACCCCTATCGTCCCTCTTAATCCTCACCTCGGGAAACGCCACGGGCTCACGTTCAATCTGctccttcaacgcctccacaTGATCCAAATAAACATGAGCATCACCCAAGGTATGCACCAGAGTCCCGGGAACCATATCAACCGCATGGGCCAACAAATGCGTCAACAACGCATAAGAAGCAATATTAAACGGCACCCCAAGCCCCATATCGGCACTCCTCTGATACAACAAACAATCCAAATGGCCCTTCCCCCACTCCCCATCCCTAACCACCCCGGTCCTCTCATCCCTCTTCGCATCCGGAAACCTGACATAAAACTGCGCAAACATATGACAAGGCGGCAGAGCCATAATCCTCATATCCTTCGGATTCCACGCCGACATGATAATCCTCCGATCGAACGGATTCTCCTTCAatttcttcaccacctcggCTAACTGATCCACGCCCTGACCGGTATAATCTGTCTTAGCGTCGACGTATTCCGCCCCGAAATGTCTCCATTGGAAGCCGTACACGGGCCCTAGGTCGCCGACTTCCCGGTGCGAGAGTCCTACTTTGTCGAGGTATTCGCGCGAGCCGTTGCCGTCCCAGATTTTAATCCCGGCGTCACTGAGGGGTACGGAGGAGGTCGTGCCGGAGATGAACCAGAGGAGTTCGGCGAGGACGGCGCGCAGGAAGACGCGTTTGGTGGttaggagggggaggatcGGGGTGTATGGTtcttcggaggtggtggtggagggtttggagagagagaagcgcATCTGCGGAGGGGCGAAGATCGAGCGTGTGCCGGTGCCGGTGCGGTCCGGGCGGTGCTCGCCTTCCGCGAGGATGCGGCGGATTAGGTTCAGGTATTGGTGTTCTTCGTGGGTTGGGTCGTGGGGAATGGGCTGGggagtgttggtggtggtagtgggtTGGGGAGTTGACTcctgggtggggagggtttCGGCTGAGGGGGCCATTTTGTATAGTTCTCTGTAGTGGctatttcttgatatttttGTGTGTGTTATGTGTTGTGGTATCTTGATATTTGGGTATAAGTGATGTGTAGAATGTGTCGCCGGGTgaagtgggatggaggagtaAATGATGGATTGACGCGCCCGCGACGCGCCACGTAGTCATGTGACCGTGTCGTCGGATGTAATATCCGATCTCGGAGGAACAAAGTATAGATCTTATAGATGGAACAGTAGCATACGACTCTATTTCAACTGGTATCTGGTATCTTAGTTCATCAAATCTACTCCCACTCCCCGCAGTGCAGTCACTACCCACTCCGGGTAATTAGTCTTCTCTCCATACAACTTCCCAAAGAAGTCGCGCAAAAACGCCGGGAACCGGTCCTCTATGATGGCCTGTCGCGCCGATCCCATCAGCGACAGCAGATAGTGCACGTTGTGCATCGTAAGCCTGTCCATTAGTATACATCATACAATACACACGTCTGTAATAGCAACTTACAGATGTGCTCCCACAGTCTCCTTCGCCGCCAAATGGTGCAGGTATGCCCGCGTGATACCCAGTCCACCCTGCTCCTTCGGGAGACAGATGCTGCAGGTGCAGCCCTCCTGCACCGGCCGGAAGTCCTCTGCGAAAGACCGGTGGCGCAGGTTCAATGTCCCTGTCGGGACCACGGCGTTGCCGAAGCGCTAAAGAAATCAGTCAAGGTACATCAAAAGGGAATTTAAAAACATACAGCCGTCCGTGTCGGCCAGACACAATCGAACATGTCTGCGCCAAGCGCAACTCCCATGATCAAGTCCTCCGGATAGCCCTAACCAGGTCAGCCTGCAACATACACCCTCTGAACTGAACAACCTACCACTCCCATCACATATCgcggcttcttctccgggaGCAGTCCCGTGCAAGTATCCACCCTAACCTATTAGCCCAAACTCACATAGACAGACAAAGGATACAACATACACCCTGCAAAAGTCCTCCTTCGCTTCACCACCAGAAAGACCACCAATGGCAATACCCGGTGTATCTCGCGCCACCATCTCCTCGCAACATTGTTTCCGCATCTCCAAATCCAGTCCACCCTGGATAATGCAAAACAGATTCTGTCTCTCCGGGTACTTGTGTGCATCGATACAACGATCCAACCAGCGAACGGAACGCTCCATGGCTTCATGGATTCT harbors:
- a CDS encoding uncharacterized protein (COG:S;~EggNog:ENOG410Q1GN), with the protein product MCRQYFMVYEWCRCEEDAGQQLCSSRNNENNYCPETSIQLVHMHCFCYGHATHGFKSERKLRKQERKQDRKRFSMLSFTDKSDRSDRSEPSASSETSEQSLPTPRKKRWSLFASLRSRTF
- a CDS encoding histone deacetylase hosB (COG:B;~EggNog:ENOG410PG59;~InterPro:IPR023696,IPR023801,IPR000286,IPR037138;~PFAM:PF00850), encoding MDPSKRHEPTSFTAASSPPATEPPLSTDDATASTQRLSYPSLHDMSLPPSSPGLSSAALLSPSDPPARAVATQAQPTPRRIPSSSSLADERRKSSPSLKKRSSTASLRSNRGASTSPRPSLSRHSSSSFGTSPTSASATHPNMAKKAHRTASAEHSFAAAAASIAAESFRKEVAWHQSAKPQSQTLVLVHDACYGHRFSRPRTSRAALNSIVERPERIQASVLGISAAYVRLARRHAGGTFAPHPDLNPQQLPVPPFHIRKTARTLSLSSPAVTHVHGSKWMEDLKTMCDAAESRLALNGKELVRPRSAGKDSAATNAPAFHEGDLYLCSESLSAFEGALGGVSEGVDAVMGPGPTKRAFVCIRPPGHHCSAGYPSGFCWINNVHVGISYAAMTHDLTHAAILDFDLHHGDGSQDIAWQQNHKAVTAPRNAAAHRKTMVGYFSLHDINSYPCEMGEPEKVRNASVCIDKAHGQSIWNVHLEPWKSDKEFWDLYAAKYTVLIDKARAFLRMHTERLANTPNGPPPKAAIFISAGFDASEWEGAGMQRHQVNVPTEFYARFTADVVRMANEEGLGTDGRIISVLEGGYSNRALTSGVLSHLSGLGDAKGSTHDLDERQIDRLASEMTDRLGLSDSAEGRSVTEPMYDSEWWAPGVLEELEALVYSPAAPVKPREKAVPTYLTTTQSFSAKVVNPPRDRRSTGSHSSPEPEAPSPPPPVGWATATHELCKVLVPTGRQTTSCRPEELNAEASRLRRERQTAADAASTSATMTTAAVAAAAAATATAPASTAEDSRMKLRVRKPKPSLPASPPAETVKRTAARGSRRTTIDTAPDTASAVQTPGRVARRKSAGAGSAVSTPEPTGPRPASSAAVRKTSTSQSSTPRLSSSPNTPPVPRVPPAFLSAESEGSPNPDGPQDDLDGLTAGVRKLHIKLKVPSPEENAARERERERRAAEERKRAASKASSKTQTQTQTPKSPRKPAGRALSSASKAGRSAAKPAPVAVQSETEAKDEPSIVTPVTSSPPSVSKVESSATHGWDRSEPEAAASMVMSPPLTPGRPPSALYSPPGMTLARDGLPVMMSSGVIPFAEAVRRDEQEEEQKGGNT
- the TMP1 gene encoding thymidylate synthase (BUSCO:EOG09263RVR;~COG:F;~EggNog:ENOG410PGME;~InterPro:IPR036926,IPR000398,IPR023451,IPR020940;~PFAM:PF00303;~go_function: GO:0004799 - thymidylate synthase activity [Evidence IEA];~go_process: GO:0006231 - dTMP biosynthetic process [Evidence IEA]) — encoded protein: MAPSAETLPTQESTPQPTTTTNTPQPIPHDPTHEEHQYLNLIRRILAEGEHRPDRTGTGTRSIFAPPQMRFSLSKPSTTTSEEPYTPILPLLTTKRVFLRAVLAELLWFISGTTSSVPLSDAGIKIWDGNGSREYLDKVGLSHREVGDLGPVYGFQWRHFGAEYVDAKTDYTGQGVDQLAEVVKKLKENPFDRRIIMSAWNPKDMRIMALPPCHMFAQFYVRFPDAKRDERTGVVRDGEWGKGHLDCLLYQRSADMGLGVPFNIASYALLTHLLAHAVDMVPGTLVHTLGDAHVYLDHVEALKEQIEREPVAFPEVRIKRDDRGSGVVDGWKEEEFEVIGYKPHKAIKMKMSV
- a CDS encoding uncharacterized protein (COG:S;~EggNog:ENOG410PIHF), with the translated sequence MKRTAKGENNIPSDKRIYLHVVGTSETTNKPATDPPRGDFFFDERWKVGRVLDDAARRLQVENVNNRGGGEEEKLRVFHVEGGVFLEFGESVGAKVKSGDTVVLLRGAGVIL
- a CDS encoding tRNA-ribosyltransferase family protein (COG:A;~EggNog:ENOG410PHFC;~InterPro:IPR002616,IPR036511,IPR004803;~PFAM:PF01702;~go_function: GO:0008479 - queuine tRNA-ribosyltransferase activity [Evidence IEA];~go_function: GO:0016763 - transferase activity, transferring pentosyl groups [Evidence IEA];~go_process: GO:0006400 - tRNA modification [Evidence IEA];~go_process: GO:0101030 - tRNA-guanine transglycosylation [Evidence IEA]); the protein is MYARVTPQNWIRSCRSGTILSTTSATLYNLAATSSLARITHPSSAPAPSGAPTIATMSTATTTTPTRKPMPSALTFDLHAKCSTTKARASTLRLPHGDVPLPIFMPVATQASLKGLTYDQLRQTGCQLCLNNTYHLGLKPGQAVLDAVGGAHKLQGWDRNILTDSGGFQMVSLLKLATVTEEGVRFLSPHDGTPMLLTPEHSISLQNSIGSDIIMQLDDVIATTSPDRARIHEAMERSVRWLDRCIDAHKYPERQNLFCIIQGGLDLEMRKQCCEEMVARDTPGIAIGGLSGGEAKEDFCRVVDTCTGLLPEKKPRYVMGVGYPEDLIMGVALGADMFDCVWPTRTARFGNAVVPTGTLNLRHRSFAEDFRPVQEGCTCSICLPKEQGGLGITRAYLHHLAAKETVGAHLLTMHNVHYLLSLMGSARQAIIEDRFPAFLRDFFGKLYGEKTNYPEWVVTALRGVGVDLMN